A DNA window from Undibacterium sp. YM2 contains the following coding sequences:
- the leuS gene encoding leucine--tRNA ligase: MQEKYTPSDVEQSAQSHWKKIDAYKAVENNPRFPKGKYYACSMLPYPSGKLHMGHVRNYTINDMLARQLRMKGYNVLMPMGWDAFGLPAENAAIAYKKSPAEWTYANIEDMKSQMQPLGLAFDWTREVATCDPDYYRWNQWLFLKMLEKGVAYKKTQVVNWDPIDQTVLANEQVIDGRGWRSGALVEKREIPGYYFGITQYADELLNSIDDLDGWPEQVRTMQRNWIGKSEGVRFAFPHQIADETGALVQDGKLYVFTTRADTIMGVTFCAVAAEHPIATLAAKNNAALAAFIEVCKAGGTTEAEMATKEKEGMPTGLFVTHPLTGEQVEVWVGNYVLMTYGDGAVMGVPAHDERDFAFAKKYNIAIKQVVAIEGESFTTDAWAESYGDKQRGLTVNSGKYDGLTFKATVDAVANDLIAKELGEKKTTWRLRDWGISRQRYWGTPIPIIHCDSCGDVPVPYEDLPVVLPTDCIPDGSGNPLKHREDFLNVPCPKCGSPAHRETDTMDTFVDSSWYFMRYTCPDATTMVDGRNDYWMAMDQYIGGVEHAVLHLLYARFWTKAMRDLGLVKIDEPFKNLFTQGMLLNESFYREDETGKKIWFYPNEIEVQHDDKGRPISASLKSDGQPVQMGGIEKMSKSKNNVVEPKDIIEQFGADTARLFTMFAGPPDQSAAWSNSGVEGASRYLRRLWASALKLSGTIASGTAVPAAYANDVKALRREVHLTLKQIDADYDRLQYNTVVSGAMKLLNTIESFKSEAEGSAAALREAFSILLRGLYPVCPHITHALWQELGLATELGEIIDAPWPLVDEAALVQDEIELMVQVNGKLRGSIKVAKDADKATIEATALANESVQKFMEGAAKKIIIVPGKLVNIVA, encoded by the coding sequence ATGCAAGAAAAATACACGCCCTCTGACGTCGAACAATCGGCGCAATCCCATTGGAAAAAGATCGATGCCTATAAGGCAGTAGAAAACAATCCACGTTTCCCAAAAGGCAAGTACTACGCTTGCTCCATGCTGCCTTACCCATCGGGCAAGCTGCACATGGGCCACGTGCGCAATTACACGATCAACGACATGCTGGCACGCCAGCTGCGTATGAAGGGCTATAACGTCCTTATGCCCATGGGTTGGGATGCATTTGGTCTGCCGGCAGAAAATGCGGCGATTGCCTACAAAAAATCGCCAGCAGAATGGACTTACGCGAATATCGAAGACATGAAGTCACAAATGCAGCCCCTGGGCCTGGCATTTGACTGGACGCGTGAAGTCGCGACTTGCGACCCTGATTACTATCGCTGGAACCAGTGGCTGTTCCTGAAGATGCTGGAAAAAGGCGTGGCTTACAAAAAAACCCAGGTTGTGAACTGGGACCCAATTGATCAAACCGTGCTGGCGAATGAGCAGGTTATCGATGGCCGTGGCTGGCGCTCCGGCGCCCTGGTAGAAAAACGCGAAATCCCTGGCTACTACTTCGGTATCACCCAGTACGCAGACGAACTGCTGAACAGCATCGATGATCTTGATGGCTGGCCTGAGCAGGTACGTACCATGCAGCGTAACTGGATAGGCAAGAGCGAAGGCGTGCGCTTTGCTTTCCCACACCAGATCGCTGACGAAACTGGCGCACTGGTACAAGACGGCAAGCTGTATGTATTTACTACCCGCGCTGACACCATCATGGGCGTGACTTTCTGCGCAGTAGCGGCAGAGCATCCTATCGCTACGCTGGCAGCAAAGAACAATGCCGCACTGGCAGCCTTCATTGAAGTATGTAAAGCTGGTGGCACCACAGAAGCTGAAATGGCGACCAAGGAAAAAGAGGGCATGCCTACTGGCCTCTTCGTTACCCATCCACTTACAGGCGAACAGGTCGAAGTCTGGGTTGGTAATTATGTCTTGATGACGTATGGCGATGGCGCGGTCATGGGTGTGCCTGCGCATGATGAACGCGATTTCGCGTTCGCGAAAAAATACAATATCGCTATCAAGCAAGTCGTGGCGATTGAAGGCGAAAGCTTCACGACGGATGCCTGGGCAGAATCTTATGGCGACAAGCAGCGTGGCCTTACTGTTAACTCCGGCAAATATGATGGTCTGACTTTCAAGGCCACGGTTGATGCCGTGGCAAATGACCTGATTGCCAAAGAACTCGGCGAAAAGAAAACCACCTGGCGCTTGCGTGACTGGGGTATTTCCCGTCAACGTTACTGGGGTACACCTATTCCTATCATCCACTGCGACAGTTGTGGTGATGTGCCTGTGCCTTATGAAGATTTGCCAGTGGTATTGCCTACCGACTGCATCCCTGATGGTTCTGGCAATCCATTAAAACACCGTGAAGATTTCCTGAATGTGCCTTGCCCTAAATGCGGCAGCCCGGCACACCGTGAAACCGACACGATGGACACCTTCGTTGATTCCAGTTGGTATTTCATGCGTTATACCTGCCCTGATGCGACAACCATGGTGGATGGCCGCAATGATTACTGGATGGCGATGGACCAGTACATCGGCGGTGTCGAACATGCGGTCTTGCATTTGCTGTACGCACGTTTCTGGACCAAGGCCATGCGTGATCTGGGCCTGGTCAAGATAGACGAGCCTTTCAAGAACCTGTTCACCCAGGGCATGTTGCTCAATGAATCCTTCTACCGTGAAGATGAGACTGGCAAGAAAATCTGGTTCTATCCGAATGAAATCGAAGTCCAGCATGATGACAAGGGACGTCCCATTTCTGCTTCGCTGAAGAGCGATGGCCAGCCTGTGCAAATGGGCGGCATAGAAAAAATGTCCAAGTCCAAGAACAATGTGGTGGAACCGAAAGACATTATCGAACAGTTCGGTGCTGATACCGCACGTCTGTTCACCATGTTTGCCGGTCCCCCAGATCAAAGTGCGGCATGGAGTAACAGCGGTGTAGAAGGTGCTTCACGTTACCTGCGCCGCCTGTGGGCTTCTGCCTTGAAACTGTCTGGTACGATTGCTTCTGGTACTGCTGTGCCTGCGGCGTATGCCAATGATGTCAAAGCCTTGCGCCGTGAAGTACATCTGACGCTGAAGCAGATTGATGCCGATTACGATAGGCTGCAATACAACACAGTCGTCTCTGGCGCGATGAAGTTGCTCAATACCATAGAGTCCTTCAAGTCAGAAGCCGAAGGCAGTGCTGCAGCCCTGCGCGAAGCCTTCAGCATCTTGCTGCGTGGCCTGTATCCGGTATGCCCGCATATCACCCATGCCCTGTGGCAAGAACTGGGTCTGGCGACAGAGCTCGGTGAAATCATTGATGCGCCTTGGCCGCTGGTCGATGAAGCTGCCTTGGTGCAGGATGAAATAGAGCTCATGGTGCAAGTCAATGGCAAACTGCGGGGGAGTATCAAGGTCGCCAAGGATGCCGACAAGGCCACCATAGAAGCGACTGCCCTGGCCAATGAAAGCGTACAGAAGTTCATGGAAGGTGCCGCCAAGAAAATCATCATCGTGCCTGGCAAGCTGGTGAATATCGTCGCCTGA
- the lptE gene encoding LPS assembly lipoprotein LptE, which yields MQANYVKRLQWLAAIMSIMLLSACGFALRGPVALPFKSIYIGMPESSALGGELRRHIRANGQTQIMSEAKDAQVVLEVLSETREKQILSLNSQGRVREYNLIYNFRFRVRNNVGKEYLEPVDLQLKRNITFNESQVLAKEAEEVLLYRDMQSDLVQQIMRRLAVVKMDD from the coding sequence ATGCAAGCAAACTATGTAAAGCGTCTGCAATGGCTGGCAGCCATCATGTCCATCATGTTGTTGTCGGCCTGTGGTTTCGCCCTGCGCGGCCCGGTTGCCTTGCCGTTTAAAAGTATTTATATCGGCATGCCAGAAAGCTCGGCCCTCGGTGGTGAATTGCGCCGCCATATCCGTGCCAATGGCCAGACCCAGATCATGTCTGAGGCCAAGGACGCGCAAGTGGTACTCGAAGTATTGAGTGAAACACGCGAAAAACAAATCCTGTCGCTGAACAGCCAGGGTCGCGTGCGTGAATATAATCTGATTTATAACTTCCGCTTCCGTGTCCGCAATAATGTAGGCAAGGAATATCTGGAACCGGTAGATCTGCAGTTGAAGCGCAATATCACCTTTAATGAATCGCAAGTACTGGCGAAAGAGGCAGAAGAAGTCTTGCTGTACCGCGATATGCAAAGTGACCTGGTGCAGCAAATCATGCGCAGGCTGGCTGTTGTAAAGATGGACGACTGA